In a genomic window of Scheffersomyces stipitis CBS 6054 chromosome 4, complete sequence:
- the COQ5 gene encoding mitochondrial C- methyltransferase (ubiquinone/menaquinone biosynthesis methyltransferase~go_function methyltransferase activity), translating into MSMKYMSNLAQVGRASSRVSSVLRGSSYNSVRYYSDETTHFGYKTVKKDDKEKLVGNVFSSVASNYDVMNDAMSLGIHRLWKSHFISRLDAGMRPGSSRPLDFLDVAGGTGDIAFGLLDHAKTKYNDTQSTMTIADINPDMLREGEKRYQQTQWNDGSDRVKFLVQNGETMDKIEDNSKDVYTIAFGIRNFTNIQAGLNTAYRVLRPGGIFACLEFSQVDNPVLDYVYQAYSFSLLPLMGQLIANDRESYQYLVESIQKFPKQEEFKGMIEKAGFYVPEKGYENLTFGVASIHIGVKL; encoded by the coding sequence ATGAGTATGAAGTATATGAGCAACTTGGCCCAGGTGGGCAGAGCCAGTTCAAGGGTATCTTCGGTATTGCGCGGATCCCTGTACAATTCGGTCAGATACTACTCTGACGAAACTACCCATTTTGGGTATAAGACAGTGAAGAAGGACGACAAGGAAAAGCTCGTTGGAAATGTTTTTTCGCTGGTAGCCTCCAATTACGATGTAATGAATGATGCCATGAGTTTGGGTATTCACAGATTGTGGAAAAGCCACTTTATATCTAGATTGGATGCTGGAATGCGCCCAGGCTCTTCTAGACCGTTAGACTTCTTAGATGTAGCTGGAGGTACTGGAGATATTGCTTTTGGCTTGTTGGACCACGCCAAGACGAAGTATAATGACACACAATCTACAATGACAATTGCCGATATAAACCCAGACATGCTTCGGGAAGGTGAAAAAAGGTATCAACAGACCCAATGGAACGACGGCTCAGACAGagtcaagttcttggtgCAGAACGGTGAAACCATGGACAAGATCGAAGACAACTCCAAAGACGTCTACACCATCGCTTTTGGTATCAGaaacttcaccaatatcCAAGCAGGTTTGAACACTGCTTACCGTGTCTTGAGACCTGGTGGAATTTTTGCCTGTCTTGAGTTCTCTCAAGTAGACAATCCTGTGCTTGACTATGTCTATCAAGCATATTCATTCTCGCTCTTGCCTTTGATGGGCCAGTTGATTGCCAACGACAGAGAATCGTATCAATACTTAGTGGAAAGTATCCAGAAGTTCCCTAAACAGGAAGAGTTCAAGGGTATGATTGAAAAGGCTGGTTTCTACGTGCCAGAGAAGGGCTACGAGAATTTGACCTTTGGTGTTGCCTCTATACACATTGGTGTCAAGCTCTAG
- the PYK1 gene encoding pyruvate kinase (Pyruvate kinase (PK)~go_function pyruvate kinase activity~go_process glycolysis), whose protein sequence is MSSSSLAWLSQLNTTDTPDKVLRRSSIIGTIGPKTNSVEVLVKLRKAGLNIVRMNFSHGSYEYHQSVIDNAKKSEEVYVGRPLAIALDTKGPEIRTGTTVDNVDYPIPPNHEMIFTTDDAYKTKSDDKIMYIDYANITKVIEVGRIIYVDDGVLSFEVLEIVDEKTLKVKSINAGKVCSHKGVNLPGTDVDLPALSEKDKADIRFGVKNGVHMIFASFIRTGDDIKEIRRVLGEDGKQIQIIAKIENQQGVNNFDDILAETDGVMVARGDLGIEIPAPQVFVVQKQLIAKCNLAAKPVICATQMLESMTYNPRPTRAEVSDVGNAILDGADCVMLSGETAKGDYPFEAVSMMHNTAIIAEKAISYQSLHNELRVLAKKPTPTSETCAVAAVSAAYEQDAKAIVVLSTSGLSARLVSKYKPNVPIMMVTRNETSARYSHLYRGVYPFIYTKEKVANWQEDVENRLRWAVSEAIELGIIHKGDSIVTVQGWTRGSGHSNTVRIVQA, encoded by the coding sequence atgtcgtcttcttctctcgCCTGGTTGTCCCAATTGAACACCACCGACACCCCCGACAAGGTGCTCCGTCGTTCCTCCATCATCGGAACCATTGGCCCAAAGACCAACTCTGTCGAAGtcttggtcaagttgagaaaggCCGGTCTTAACATCGTGAGAATGAACTTCTCCCACGGCTCGTACGAGTACCACCAGTCGGTCATCGACAACGCTAAGAAGTCCGAAGAAGTGTATGTTGGCCGTCCACTCGCTATTGCCTTGGACACCAAGGGCCCAGAAATTAGAACCGGTACTACCGTGGATAATGTCGACTATCCAATTCCACCTAACCACGAAATGATCTTCACCACCGACGACGCCTACAAGACCAAGTCTGACGACAAGATCATGTACATCGACTACGCCAACATCACAAAGGTCATTGAAGTCGGCAGAATCATCTACGTTGATGATGGTGTTCTTTCCTTCGAAGTGTTGGAAATCGTTGACGAAAAGACCTTGAAGGTCAAGTCCATCAACGCTGGTAAGGTCTGCTCGCACAAGGGTGTCAACTTGCCAGGTACTGACGTCGACTTGCCAGCTTTGTCTGAAAAGGACAAGGCCGACATCCGTTTTGGTGTCAAGAACGGTGTACACATGATCTTTGCTTCGTTCATCAGAACCGGGGACGATATCAAGGAAATCAGAAGAGTACTTGGTGAAGACGGTAAGCAAATTCAAATCATTGCTAAGATCGAAAACCAACAGGGTGTCAACAACTTCGACGACATCTTGGCTGAAACCGACGGTGTCATGGTTGCTAGAGGTGACTTGGGTATTGAAATTCCAGCTCCTCAAGTTTTTGTTGTGCAAAAGCAGTTGATTGCTAAGTGTAACTTGGCTGCTAAGCCAGTCATCTGTGCCACCCAGATGTTGGAGTCTATGACTTACAACCCAAGACCAACCAGAGCCGAAGTCTCCGATGTCGGTAACGCCATCTTGGATGGTGCTGACTGTGTCATGTTGTCTGGAGAAACCGCTAAGGGTGACTACCCATTCGAAGCTGTTTCCATGATGCACAACACTGCCAtcattgctgaaaaggCTATCTCTTACCAGTCGTTGCACAACGAACTCAGAGTCTTGGCCAAAAAGCCAACTCCTACTTCCGAAACCTGTGCTGTAGCTGCCGTTTCTGCTGCCTACGAACAGGACGCTAAGGCTATCGTTGTCTTGTCCACTTCTGGTTTGAGTGCCAGACTCGTGTCCAAGTACAAGCCAAACGTGCCAATCATGATGGTTACCAGAAACGAAACATCCGCCAGATACTCCCACTTGTACAGAGGTGTGTATCCTTTCATCTACACCAAGGAAAAGGTTGCTAACTGGCAAGAAGACGTCGAAAACAGATTGAGATGGGCTGTTTCCGAAGCCATTGAGTTGGGTATCATCCACAAGGGTGACTCTATTGTCACTGTGCAGGGTTGGACTAGAGGTTCAGGTCACTCCAACACTGTCAGAATCGTTCAAGCTTAG